CTCCCCTTCCCGAATAGGGCACACTCGCAGCCGAGTTGTTGTACGGCGTCGGCAAAGGAATGGTCTTCGCCATGGGTTTCAAGCTCGAGAAACTTGCGATTTAGCCGCCGTTCCTCTTCGAGATTGCAAATCCCTGCGATGTTCCCATCGCGCAGGATGATTACCTCGTCGCAGCATTCGTCCACATCGCGCAAAAGATGTGAGGAGATCACGACATGCATGTTGCCGGCATCGCGGATCTCGCGGATGAGCTGGATCATGCGATTGCGGGCCGGCGGATCGAGTCCGTTTGTCGGCTCATCGAGAAACACCAGTCGCGGACCATGCGCGATAGCCTGCGCAAGCTTCGCAAGCTGCTTCATGCCGAGCGAATACGTGCCGAGTTTGCGATAGCGTACCTCGCCCAGCCCAACGTAGAACAATGCTTCGTGTGCGCGTTCGAGAGCATGGGTCGAAGGCAGGCCCGACAGCTCGGCCATGTAACGCACAAAGCGCACTCCAGTCAGATTGGAGATGAAGGCGTCGCTCTCCGGCATGTAGCCGATGAGT
This Terriglobales bacterium DNA region includes the following protein-coding sequences:
- a CDS encoding ABC transporter ATP-binding protein, whose translation is MAPVIELDGLEVRFGSRSVLKQLKGQLHGRCIGLLGPNGSGKSTLLNTLLGFYPPARGTARIFGKDIGEHSRELRGLIGYMPESDAFISNLTGVRFVRYMAELSGLPSTHALERAHEALFYVGLGEVRYRKLGTYSLGMKQLAKLAQAIAHGPRLVFLDEPTNGLDPPARNRMIQLIREIRDAGNMHVVISSHLLRDVDECCDEVIILRDGNIAGICNLEEERRLNRKFLELETHGEDHSFADAVQQLGCECALFGKGRMKVVLPETIEIRELYQIAAQRDVQIRRMNYRRDSLEDIFLKAMQEVGARNGSL